The window CGAGAAGAAGTCCAAGACGCCGGCGCTCGACCACTTCTGCCGCGACCTCACACAGCTCGCGGCCGAGGGGCAGCTCGACCCGACCATCGGGCGGGGTAAGGAGATCGAGCGCGTCATGGAGATCCTGGCGCGGCGGAAGAAGAACAACCCCGTGCTGATCGGCGAGCCGGGCGTGGGCAAGACGGCCATCGTCGAGGGCCTCGCCCTCCTCATTGCCAACGGACTCTGCCCCGACGTGCTGCGCGACCATCGGGTGCTCTCGCTCGACATGGCGGCCGTCATTGCGGGCACCAAGTACCGCGGCCAGTTCGAGGAGCGGCTCAAGGCGGTCATGAACGAGATCGCCCAGAACAAGCAGATCATCCTCTTTATCGACGAGCTGCACACGCTGGTGGGTGCCGGCGCGGCCGAAGGGGCCATCGACGCCTCCAACATGCTCAAGCCCGCGCTCGCGCGCGGGGAGCTGCAGTGCGTCGGCGCCTCCACGCTGAACGAATACCGGAAGTACATCGAGAAGGACGGCGCACTGGAGCGCCGCTTCCAGACCGTCGTGGTGGACCCGCCCACGGTCGAAGAAACCGTGGAGATCCTGAAGGGCCTTCGCAAGAAGTACGAGGATCACCACCGCGTTTCGATTCCCGACGACACGCTCAAGGCCTCGGCCGAGCTGTCCGACCGGTACATCACCGACCGGTTCCTGCCGGACAAGGCGATCGATGTGATCGACGAGGCCGGCGCCCGGGCGCGGCTCGCCTCGCAGGTGCCGCCCGCCGAAGTGGCGGACCTCAAGGCGCAGCTCGAGCAGGTGAACGTGCAGAAGGAAGAAGCGGTGCGCGACCAGAACTTCGAGCGCGCCGCCTCGCTCCGCGACCAGGAGCGCGAGTTGCAGAACCAGATCCGGCTCAAGCAGGAGGAGTGGGAGCGTGACCGGCAGACCCGCCGGCCGATCATCGACGAGGAGGCCATCGCCTTCATCGTCTCCCGCTGGACCGGGATTCCGGTCACCCGCCTGCAGGAGGCCGAGGCATCACGGCTGCTCCGGATGGAGGACGAAATCCACGCGTCGGTGGTGGGCCAGGACGAGGCGATCAAGGCGGTCTCCCGTGCCATTCGGCGGAGCCGCGCAGGCCTCAAGGACCCCAACCGGCCGATCGGGTCGTTCGTGTTCTCCGGGCCCACGGGCGTCGGCAAGACCGAGCTCGCGCGGGCACTGGCGCGCTTCCTCTTTGCCGATGCCTCGGCCCTCATCCGGGTCGACATGAGCGAGTACATGGA is drawn from Gemmatimonadales bacterium and contains these coding sequences:
- a CDS encoding ATP-dependent Clp protease ATP-binding subunit; translated protein: MAREEAARLHHEYVGTEHILLGLIREGEGVAAAVLTNLNVDLEEIQQKIEETVKKGKAAAAAGPDLPYTSRAKKVLELAMTEARELNHSYVGTEHLLLGLLREEKGIAAQVLTDAGVNLEQSRAETLRLLGSDMPQASAGGSGTTPAPSSAPKSEKKSKTPALDHFCRDLTQLAAEGQLDPTIGRGKEIERVMEILARRKKNNPVLIGEPGVGKTAIVEGLALLIANGLCPDVLRDHRVLSLDMAAVIAGTKYRGQFEERLKAVMNEIAQNKQIILFIDELHTLVGAGAAEGAIDASNMLKPALARGELQCVGASTLNEYRKYIEKDGALERRFQTVVVDPPTVEETVEILKGLRKKYEDHHRVSIPDDTLKASAELSDRYITDRFLPDKAIDVIDEAGARARLASQVPPAEVADLKAQLEQVNVQKEEAVRDQNFERAASLRDQERELQNQIRLKQEEWERDRQTRRPIIDEEAIAFIVSRWTGIPVTRLQEAEASRLLRMEDEIHASVVGQDEAIKAVSRAIRRSRAGLKDPNRPIGSFVFSGPTGVGKTELARALARFLFADASALIRVDMSEYMEKFSVSRLIGAPPGYVGYEESGTLTKAVRRKPYSVVLLDEIEKAHPDVFNILLQVLDEGHLTDNYGRVIDFKNTVVIMTSNVGARDIMSGKSLGFHQADTKTNFEKMQERIKDEMNKVFNPEFLNRLDDVIVFHPLDKDHISQIVGILLKDVQRRIGDEVKLTPAAIEFLVSKGYDANYGARPLKRAIQRYIEDPLSEKILLGEFGRGEEIEVDVAAEGDRLVFRALSGTQA